In a single window of the Acidobacteriota bacterium genome:
- a CDS encoding Glu/Leu/Phe/Val dehydrogenase, with protein sequence MALRRRRSATVSKPFNPFEMAQAQFDKVADILDLDAGTRDLLRWPMREFQFAIPVRMDDGKVKVFRGFRVQHNDARGPNKGGIRFHPHETIDTVRALGTWMTWKCAVVDIPLGGGKGGVICDPHHLSAREQEAICRGWVRQLAKQVGYARDVPAPDVMTNPQHMVWMMDELEVIHGGKEPGFITGKPVGMGGSLGRTEATGHGVIYTVREACKLLGMDITKSTAALQGFGNVAQYAVQLFTKYGGRVISVSCWDEADQKTYTFRKMDGVTFEGLIGITDKFGSVDKAKAKALGYEILPGDAWIEQDVDILIPAAIENQITGDNVNRIAKRVKLIAEGANGPTTPEADKVIESRGIFVIPDFLCNAGGVTCSYFEQVQGNMNYYWPKEEVLSKLDHIMTNAFHSVAELAKSKKLYTRDAAYVIAINRVASACHQRGWV encoded by the coding sequence ATGGCGCTGCGGCGCCGAAGGAGTGCGACAGTGTCCAAGCCATTCAATCCGTTTGAAATGGCGCAGGCCCAGTTCGACAAGGTGGCCGACATCCTGGATCTGGATGCCGGTACCCGCGACTTGCTGCGGTGGCCGATGCGCGAGTTTCAGTTTGCGATTCCCGTTCGCATGGATGACGGAAAAGTGAAGGTGTTCCGCGGCTTCCGCGTGCAGCACAACGATGCCCGCGGCCCGAACAAGGGCGGCATCCGCTTCCATCCGCACGAGACCATCGACACGGTGCGCGCGCTCGGGACGTGGATGACGTGGAAGTGCGCGGTCGTCGACATTCCGCTTGGTGGCGGAAAGGGCGGCGTCATCTGCGATCCGCACCACCTGAGCGCCCGCGAACAGGAAGCGATCTGCCGCGGCTGGGTGCGGCAACTCGCCAAGCAGGTGGGCTACGCACGCGACGTCCCGGCGCCCGACGTGATGACCAATCCGCAGCACATGGTGTGGATGATGGACGAGCTCGAGGTCATCCACGGCGGCAAGGAGCCCGGCTTCATCACAGGGAAACCCGTGGGCATGGGGGGCTCGCTCGGCCGCACCGAGGCCACCGGCCACGGCGTCATCTACACGGTCCGCGAGGCGTGCAAGCTGCTGGGGATGGACATCACCAAGTCGACGGCTGCGTTGCAGGGCTTCGGCAACGTGGCGCAGTACGCCGTGCAGTTGTTCACCAAGTACGGCGGCAGGGTGATCAGCGTGTCGTGCTGGGACGAGGCCGACCAGAAGACCTACACGTTCCGCAAGATGGATGGCGTGACGTTCGAAGGCCTGATCGGGATCACCGACAAGTTCGGCAGCGTCGACAAAGCGAAGGCCAAGGCCCTCGGTTACGAGATTCTGCCGGGCGACGCCTGGATCGAGCAGGACGTCGACATCCTCATCCCGGCCGCCATCGAGAACCAGATCACCGGCGACAACGTGAACCGGATCGCCAAGAGGGTCAAGCTGATCGCCGAGGGTGCCAACGGCCCGACCACGCCCGAAGCCGACAAGGTCATCGAATCGCGCGGCATTTTCGTGATTCCGGACTTCCTGTGCAACGCGGGTGGCGTCACCTGCAGCTACTTCGAGCAGGTCCAGGGCAACATGAACTACTACTGGCCCAAGGAAGAAGTCCTGAGCAAGCTCGACCACATCATGACCAACGCGTTCCACAGCGTGGCGGAACTGGCCAAGAGCAAGAAGCTGTACACGCGCGACGCGGCCTACGTCATCGCGATCAATCGCGTGGCGAGCGCCTGCCACCAGCGCGGGTGGGTGTAG
- a CDS encoding cobalamin B12-binding domain-containing protein, producing MSKIRVVIAKPGLDGHDRGAKVIARALRDAGMEVIYTGLRQTPLQIVSAAIQEDADVIGLSILSGAHNHICPEVMRLLKEQGLDDVIVVVGGIIPDLDVARLAEVGIHGVFRPGTSMREIIDYITSHVRSRAETA from the coding sequence ATGTCAAAGATTAGAGTGGTGATCGCAAAACCCGGGCTCGACGGACATGACCGCGGCGCGAAGGTCATCGCGCGAGCGCTGCGCGACGCCGGGATGGAAGTGATCTACACCGGGCTCCGGCAGACGCCTCTCCAGATTGTCAGCGCCGCCATACAGGAAGACGCCGACGTCATCGGTTTGTCGATTCTCTCAGGGGCGCACAACCATATCTGTCCGGAGGTCATGCGCCTGCTCAAGGAACAGGGTCTCGACGACGTCATCGTCGTGGTCGGCGGCATCATCCCCGATCTTGATGTGGCGCGGCTCGCCGAAGTCGGCATCCACGGGGTCTTCCGGCCCGGCACGTCGATGCGGGAAATCATCGACTACATCACCAGTCACGTCCGCTCCAGAGCGGAGACCGCGTGA
- a CDS encoding methylmalonyl-CoA mutase family protein — translation MKTPASEATAGSARRETETRDPAPRKTGEREASFTTISGRPIDRLYTRESLAGWDETQDLAEPGQFPYTRGIHPTGYRGKPWTMRQFSGFGTPEETNGRYKHLLAAGGTGLSVAFDLPTLMGRDPDHELSLGEVGKCGVSIASLADMETLFEGISLADITTSMTINSPAPMLLAMYLVVAEQQGADWRTISGTIQNDILKEFIAQKEYIYPPRPSMRLITDVFGFCAEQVPKWNTISVSGYHIREAGATALQELAFTLRDGVEYVQYGVDAGLDVDQFAPRISFFFNAHSDFFEELAKYRAARKIWAHVMRDRFGAKNERSWKLRFHTQTAGVSLTAQQPYNNVVRVALQALSAVLGGTQSLHTNSLDEALALPTAEAATLALRTQQIIAHESGVTNAVDPFGGSYFLEKLTLDLEREALEYFDRIDRMGGMVAAIERGFPQREIADSAYRYQQAVERHEKIVVGVNRFAVGEDRGVPILSIDEAAAARQIERLQALRRDRDHGRVRTALDNLKRAAEGKANTMIPLLEATRAYATVGEMCDALREVWGEYVEQPVI, via the coding sequence ATGAAGACGCCGGCCTCCGAGGCAACCGCTGGCAGCGCGCGCCGGGAAACCGAGACGCGGGATCCAGCTCCGCGCAAGACCGGCGAGAGGGAAGCCTCGTTTACCACGATCTCCGGACGGCCAATCGATCGCCTCTACACGCGCGAATCACTCGCGGGGTGGGACGAGACGCAGGATCTGGCCGAGCCGGGCCAGTTTCCGTATACGAGGGGCATTCATCCGACCGGTTATCGCGGCAAACCATGGACGATGAGACAGTTTTCGGGGTTTGGGACGCCGGAGGAGACCAACGGGCGCTACAAGCATCTGCTCGCGGCCGGAGGCACCGGCCTGAGTGTCGCGTTCGACCTGCCGACCTTGATGGGGCGCGACCCGGACCACGAACTGTCGTTGGGCGAGGTCGGGAAGTGCGGCGTCAGCATCGCGTCGCTGGCCGACATGGAGACGCTGTTCGAGGGCATTTCGCTTGCCGACATCACGACGTCGATGACGATCAATTCGCCGGCGCCGATGCTGTTGGCCATGTATCTGGTGGTCGCGGAGCAGCAGGGGGCCGACTGGCGGACGATTTCCGGCACCATCCAGAACGACATCCTGAAAGAGTTCATCGCGCAGAAGGAGTACATCTATCCGCCGCGCCCCTCGATGCGCCTGATCACCGACGTGTTCGGATTCTGCGCCGAGCAGGTGCCGAAGTGGAACACGATCTCGGTGAGCGGCTATCACATCAGGGAGGCCGGTGCGACGGCGCTCCAGGAGCTGGCCTTTACCCTGCGCGACGGCGTGGAGTACGTCCAGTACGGCGTTGACGCGGGCCTGGATGTCGACCAGTTCGCGCCGCGGATCTCCTTCTTCTTCAACGCGCACAGCGACTTCTTCGAGGAGCTGGCGAAGTACCGCGCAGCCCGGAAGATCTGGGCCCACGTGATGCGCGACCGTTTCGGGGCGAAGAACGAGCGCTCATGGAAGCTCCGCTTTCATACGCAGACCGCCGGCGTGTCGCTCACGGCCCAGCAGCCGTACAACAACGTCGTTCGCGTGGCGCTCCAGGCGCTCTCGGCCGTGCTCGGTGGCACCCAGTCCCTCCACACCAACTCGCTCGACGAGGCACTGGCGCTGCCCACGGCGGAGGCCGCGACACTCGCCCTTCGGACGCAGCAAATCATCGCTCACGAAAGCGGCGTCACCAACGCGGTCGATCCATTCGGGGGTTCGTACTTCCTCGAGAAGCTGACGCTCGACCTGGAAAGAGAGGCGCTCGAGTACTTCGACAGGATCGATCGGATGGGTGGCATGGTCGCGGCCATCGAGCGCGGGTTCCCGCAGCGCGAGATCGCCGACAGCGCCTACCGCTATCAGCAGGCCGTGGAGCGACACGAGAAGATCGTCGTCGGCGTCAACCGGTTCGCTGTCGGGGAGGACAGGGGAGTGCCCATCCTCTCGATAGACGAAGCCGCCGCAGCCCGTCAAATCGAGCGGCTCCAGGCGCTCCGCCGCGATCGCGACCATGGTCGCGTGCGCACGGCGCTGGACAATCTCAAGCGGGCGGCCGAGGGCAAGGCGAACACGATGATCCCGCTGCTCGAGGCCACGCGCGCGTACGCGACGGTCGGCGAGATGTGTGATGCGCTTCGTGAGGTGTGGGGCGAGTACGTAGAGCAGCCGGTGATTTAG
- a CDS encoding response regulator, which translates to MPYRLLLADDSVTIQRVIELTFADEDIEVIAVGDGREAIRRIEADRPDIVLADVGMPEKDGYEVAAYVKNTPHLSHIPVLLLTGAFEPIDEQRAQAVGCAGVLAKPFEPQIVITRVNELLESAPSPPASISSPARVDPLLAPVPALSVEPVLDAPPVEAFEATAPAPNLAASGVRPNPFESLPQAPQEGRSPSDGTGQPNPAGVPASPPASPAAELDDYFEKLDAAFATLQQAPHRSGRQGLPPVPSGHSAGAFEEPQWLSTSVEQPLAAGTESRPVAHAPAIAQAFSALLAAEHGQAIPGHDATAKSVSPLSPEDVHMLVGRVTSEVLDRMSDRVVRDTVTDIVSRIAEKLVREEIDRVKATIK; encoded by the coding sequence ATGCCGTACAGGCTTTTGCTGGCCGACGACAGCGTCACCATCCAGCGCGTCATCGAGCTGACCTTCGCCGACGAAGACATCGAGGTGATCGCGGTCGGCGATGGACGCGAAGCGATCCGCCGCATCGAGGCCGACCGCCCGGATATCGTGCTGGCCGACGTGGGTATGCCCGAAAAGGATGGCTACGAGGTCGCGGCCTACGTCAAGAACACGCCACATCTCTCTCATATCCCGGTGCTTCTGCTGACCGGTGCATTCGAACCAATCGACGAACAGCGGGCGCAGGCGGTCGGATGCGCTGGCGTGCTGGCAAAGCCGTTCGAGCCCCAGATCGTGATTACGCGCGTGAACGAACTGCTCGAGTCTGCCCCGTCGCCGCCCGCGTCGATCTCTTCTCCTGCGAGAGTCGATCCTCTGCTGGCGCCGGTACCCGCTCTCTCGGTTGAGCCCGTGCTCGACGCGCCTCCCGTCGAGGCCTTCGAGGCGACGGCGCCCGCGCCGAATCTCGCCGCGTCCGGGGTGCGTCCCAATCCGTTCGAGTCGCTGCCGCAAGCCCCCCAGGAAGGCCGCTCCCCATCCGACGGAACCGGCCAGCCGAATCCCGCTGGCGTGCCCGCTTCTCCCCCAGCCTCCCCGGCAGCGGAGCTCGACGACTACTTCGAGAAGCTCGATGCCGCGTTCGCCACGCTGCAGCAGGCGCCGCACAGGTCCGGGAGACAGGGCCTGCCGCCGGTGCCGTCGGGTCATAGCGCCGGGGCGTTCGAGGAGCCGCAGTGGTTATCGACATCGGTCGAACAGCCTCTGGCGGCTGGAACCGAGTCCCGGCCGGTTGCTCACGCTCCCGCCATCGCCCAGGCCTTCTCTGCGCTGCTGGCGGCCGAACACGGCCAGGCGATCCCGGGACACGACGCAACAGCCAAATCGGTCTCCCCGCTCTCACCCGAAGACGTTCACATGCTGGTCGGCCGCGTCACGAGCGAGGTGCTCGATCGGATGTCGGACCGCGTCGTCCGCGACACGGTGACCGACATCGTCTCCCGCATCGCCGAGAAGCTGGTTCGCGAAGAGATCGACCGGGTCAAAGCCACCATCAAGTAG